One genomic segment of Intestinimonas butyriciproducens includes these proteins:
- a CDS encoding YdcF family protein, whose translation MRGKPYRPYQGRRWGEMLLWAGVLVLAASAVTFLAAPFSIRKFAAFPALSGLFLILFALTARCPAGRGRTLRRALTILLCLGVAVFGVLEGVILAGARTEIKGEPRVMVILGCQVQSWGPSVLLRDRLDTALAYLDEYPELPVVVTGGQGPDEPTTEAAAMRDYLVEHGVEESRILLEEASHNTWQNINNTFALLKEKGYGERMGQVLVVTNGFHLARVRILWARVWEGTYTLSTLAAPESHMGARVQSYLREAPALVKSWLLDRN comes from the coding sequence GTGAGAGGAAAGCCGTACCGCCCCTATCAGGGCAGGCGCTGGGGGGAGATGCTGCTCTGGGCGGGCGTCCTGGTGCTGGCGGCCTCCGCCGTGACGTTCCTGGCGGCCCCCTTTAGCATTCGGAAGTTTGCCGCCTTCCCGGCCCTGAGCGGGCTCTTTCTGATCCTCTTCGCGCTGACGGCACGCTGCCCCGCCGGGAGGGGCCGGACGCTGCGGCGGGCGCTGACCATTCTGTTGTGTCTCGGTGTGGCCGTCTTCGGGGTGCTGGAAGGAGTGATTCTGGCCGGCGCGCGCACGGAGATAAAGGGAGAGCCGCGCGTGATGGTCATTTTGGGCTGTCAGGTGCAGTCCTGGGGCCCCTCTGTTCTGCTCCGGGACCGCCTGGATACCGCACTAGCATATCTGGACGAGTACCCGGAACTGCCCGTAGTCGTGACCGGCGGACAGGGACCCGACGAGCCCACCACCGAGGCCGCCGCCATGCGGGACTATCTGGTGGAGCACGGGGTGGAGGAGAGCCGTATCCTGCTGGAGGAGGCATCTCATAACACCTGGCAGAACATCAATAATACCTTTGCCCTCCTGAAGGAGAAGGGCTATGGAGAGCGGATGGGACAGGTCTTGGTGGTGACAAACGGGTTCCATCTGGCCCGGGTCCGTATTCTGTGGGCCCGGGTCTGGGAGGGGACCTACACCCTCTCTACGCTGGCCGCGCCGGAAAGCCATATGGGCGCGCGGGTACAGAGCTATCTGAGGGAAGCTCCCGCACTGGTGAAATCCTGGCTCCTGGACCGCAATTAA
- the prfA gene encoding peptide chain release factor 1, translating into MLEEKLRALENQYAELEARLAAPETYADPARVAQLNREQRELEPVVTAYRAYERRKRDLADAEALLSDPDMKELAQEEYTEAKADVARLEEEIRVLLLPRDPNDGKNVIVEIRAGVGGEEAALFANSLYRMYAMYAEARRWNVEVTSLSDTELGGIKEICFTIDGEGAYSRLKFESGVHRVQRVPETESGGRIHTSTVTVAVLPEVDEVDFALNPADIEMQVFRASGAGGQHVNKTSSAVRLIHRPTGTVVECQQERSQFQNRDKAMQLLRSRLYEEKVREQEEALTAERRSQVGTGMRNERIRTYNFPQGRVTDHRIGLTLYKIDAIMNGDLDEVIDALVTADQAERMKRGEGGE; encoded by the coding sequence ATGCTGGAAGAGAAACTCAGAGCGTTGGAAAATCAATATGCCGAACTGGAGGCCCGCCTGGCGGCGCCCGAGACCTACGCCGACCCGGCACGGGTGGCACAGCTCAACCGGGAGCAGCGGGAGCTGGAGCCGGTGGTAACGGCCTACCGGGCCTATGAAAGGCGCAAGCGGGACCTTGCCGACGCGGAAGCCCTCCTCTCCGATCCGGATATGAAGGAGCTGGCCCAGGAGGAGTACACCGAGGCCAAGGCTGACGTGGCCCGTCTGGAGGAGGAGATCCGGGTCCTGCTGCTGCCCAGGGATCCCAACGACGGGAAAAACGTCATCGTAGAGATTCGGGCTGGCGTGGGCGGCGAGGAGGCGGCGCTGTTTGCAAATTCCCTCTACCGTATGTATGCCATGTACGCCGAGGCTCGGCGCTGGAATGTGGAGGTCACCAGTCTCAGTGACACCGAGCTGGGCGGGATCAAGGAGATCTGCTTTACCATTGACGGAGAAGGGGCTTACAGCCGCCTGAAATTTGAGAGCGGTGTCCACCGGGTACAGCGGGTGCCGGAGACCGAGTCCGGCGGACGCATCCACACCTCCACCGTCACGGTGGCGGTGCTGCCCGAGGTGGACGAGGTGGACTTTGCCCTCAACCCCGCCGATATTGAGATGCAGGTCTTCCGGGCGTCCGGCGCGGGGGGGCAGCATGTGAACAAGACCTCCTCCGCCGTGCGGCTCATCCACAGACCCACCGGCACGGTGGTGGAGTGCCAGCAGGAGCGCAGCCAGTTCCAAAACAGGGACAAAGCCATGCAGCTGCTTCGATCCCGGCTCTACGAGGAGAAGGTGCGGGAACAGGAGGAGGCCCTTACGGCGGAGCGCCGCAGCCAGGTGGGTACAGGGATGCGCAACGAGCGCATCCGCACCTACAATTTCCCCCAGGGACGGGTTACCGATCACCGCATCGGCCTCACGCTGTACAAGATAGACGCGATCATGAACGGAGATCTGGACGAGGTCATCGACGCGCTGGTCACCGCCGACCAGGCGGAACGGATGAAGCGGGGCGAGGGCGGGGAATAA
- a CDS encoding L-threonylcarbamoyladenylate synthase: MNTRRFGPDDVVPAAEIIRRGGLLGIPTETVYGLGANGLDPEAVANIFAAKGRPQDNPLILHIPSSAWLERYCRNIPDAAYALADRFWPGPLTMILERGDMVPDVVTAGLDTVGMRCPAHPVCRAILTAADLPVAAPSGNTSGRPSPTTAQHMLEDMDGKIDGIVDGGPCTVGVESTIIDLTVMPPRLLRPGGVTLEDLRETLGEVAVDQAVRRLMGEGEHPRAPGMKYRHYAPKAPVTVVRGDPARGADYIRTHLEEGDGVVCFDEFAGQYPDHVVERLGPARDKAAQARHVFDALRAFDDTDVSAIWAQCPDDAGIGLAVANRLSKAAGFHIINVDEMGR; encoded by the coding sequence TTGAACACAAGACGTTTTGGTCCGGATGACGTCGTTCCGGCGGCGGAGATCATCCGGAGAGGCGGTCTGCTGGGTATCCCCACGGAGACCGTCTATGGCCTGGGGGCCAACGGACTGGACCCAGAGGCAGTGGCGAATATTTTCGCGGCCAAGGGCCGGCCCCAGGACAACCCTCTCATTCTCCATATACCTTCGTCTGCGTGGCTGGAGCGGTACTGCCGGAATATCCCGGATGCGGCCTATGCCCTCGCAGACCGCTTCTGGCCCGGGCCGCTCACTATGATTCTGGAGCGCGGAGACATGGTGCCCGATGTGGTGACTGCGGGCTTGGACACGGTGGGGATGCGCTGTCCGGCCCATCCGGTATGCAGAGCCATTCTCACTGCGGCGGATCTGCCGGTAGCGGCCCCGTCCGGGAATACCTCCGGGCGGCCCAGCCCTACCACCGCTCAGCACATGCTGGAGGATATGGATGGGAAGATAGACGGCATTGTGGACGGCGGCCCCTGCACTGTGGGGGTGGAGTCCACCATTATCGATCTCACTGTGATGCCCCCGCGCCTTCTGCGCCCCGGCGGGGTGACATTGGAGGATCTCCGGGAGACCTTGGGCGAAGTAGCGGTGGACCAGGCGGTACGCCGCCTGATGGGGGAGGGAGAGCACCCCCGGGCCCCGGGTATGAAGTATCGGCATTACGCCCCCAAGGCCCCGGTGACCGTGGTCAGAGGAGATCCGGCGCGGGGGGCGGATTATATCCGGACCCATCTGGAAGAGGGGGACGGTGTGGTCTGCTTCGACGAGTTTGCCGGGCAGTATCCCGACCATGTGGTGGAGCGGCTGGGGCCCGCCAGAGACAAGGCGGCCCAAGCGCGCCATGTTTTTGATGCCCTCCGCGCCTTCGATGATACCGACGTGAGCGCCATTTGGGCCCAGTGCCCTGATGATGCCGGTATCGGCCTGGCGGTGGCAAACCGCCTGAGTAAGGCGGCGGGGTTCCATATTATCAATGTGGACGAAATGGGGAGATAG
- the coaE gene encoding dephospho-CoA kinase (Dephospho-CoA kinase (CoaE) performs the final step in coenzyme A biosynthesis.) has protein sequence MKTIGITGPTGAGKTTALYALTDLGAHIVDADAVYHGLLANSISLREALTARFGEHICGEGGTIDRKRLGNLVFNDPEALADLNTITHRFVGAEIDRQLREAEASGLPAAAIDAIALIESGLGQRCDAVVGVLAPAELRVRRIMDREGIPEDYARKRVSAQKGEDFFRSHCDYILENDEGDTPETFRLRARALFAGLLNAK, from the coding sequence GTGAAAACCATCGGCATCACCGGCCCTACGGGGGCGGGAAAGACCACCGCGCTGTATGCGCTCACCGACTTGGGAGCCCATATTGTGGATGCAGATGCGGTCTACCATGGGCTTCTGGCAAACAGCATCTCCCTGCGGGAGGCGCTGACCGCGCGCTTTGGCGAGCATATTTGCGGCGAAGGGGGCACAATAGACCGTAAGAGGCTTGGAAATCTGGTCTTCAACGATCCGGAGGCGCTTGCGGATCTCAACACGATCACCCACCGCTTTGTGGGCGCAGAGATCGACCGCCAGCTCCGCGAGGCGGAGGCCAGCGGGCTGCCCGCCGCCGCCATTGACGCCATCGCGCTCATTGAGAGCGGCTTGGGCCAGCGGTGCGACGCGGTAGTAGGGGTGCTGGCACCGGCGGAGCTGCGGGTCCGGCGCATCATGGACCGGGAGGGCATCCCGGAGGACTATGCCCGCAAACGGGTAAGCGCGCAGAAGGGGGAGGATTTTTTTCGCTCTCACTGCGACTATATCCTGGAAAATGACGAGGGCGACACGCCAGAGACCTTCAGGCTACGTGCCCGCGCCCTTTTTGCCGGTTTATTGAATGCAAAATAG
- a CDS encoding aminopeptidase translates to MEEKQKTTGEKRREALLYQQKNGYDCLSPADESAMRAYSEDYKKFLDSSMTEREAVDTAISLAEARGFKPLVRGMELRPGDKVYRSNRGKAVMLAVVGSQPLDQGAKIGAAHIDSPRLDLKPSPLYEDAELAFLKTHYYGGIRKYQWVTIPLELHGVVALKDGSVVKVAIGSAAGDPLFTIDDLLPHLGAEQSKKPLGEAIPGENLNILVGSRPFQDDEGDQRVKLAIMDILNQKYGIVEEDFISAELSVVPAFHASDIGFDRSLIGAYGHDDRVCAYAALAALLDLEETPARTAVCMLADKEEIGSEGVTGMQSAAFDTFMSDLCDAQKVSLKACYEKSFCLSTDVTAAYDPNFPEVYEKRNSARINYGIGFCKYTGARGKSGSSDASAEVVAMVRRIMDDAGVIWQMAELGKVDAGGGGTVACYMANRDIDTLDAGVPVLSMHAPFETVSKLDCYMTYKGIKAVYLSK, encoded by the coding sequence ATGGAAGAAAAGCAGAAGACTACGGGAGAGAAGCGCCGTGAGGCGCTCCTCTATCAACAGAAGAATGGCTATGACTGCCTGAGCCCGGCCGACGAGTCCGCCATGAGGGCCTATTCAGAGGACTACAAGAAGTTCCTGGACAGCAGCATGACGGAGCGGGAGGCGGTGGATACCGCCATTTCCCTGGCCGAGGCCCGGGGATTCAAGCCTCTGGTCCGCGGCATGGAGCTCAGACCTGGAGACAAGGTCTACCGCTCCAACCGGGGCAAGGCCGTTATGCTGGCTGTGGTGGGCAGCCAGCCTCTGGACCAGGGCGCCAAGATCGGCGCTGCCCACATCGACTCTCCCCGGTTGGACCTGAAGCCCAGCCCCCTCTATGAGGATGCGGAGTTGGCCTTCCTCAAGACGCATTACTATGGAGGCATCCGCAAGTACCAGTGGGTCACCATACCTCTGGAGCTCCACGGCGTTGTGGCCCTCAAAGACGGTTCCGTCGTTAAGGTGGCCATCGGCTCCGCCGCCGGGGACCCGCTCTTTACCATTGACGATCTGCTGCCCCACCTGGGCGCGGAGCAGAGCAAGAAACCCTTGGGTGAGGCCATTCCCGGCGAGAATCTGAACATTCTGGTGGGTAGCCGCCCCTTCCAGGATGACGAGGGAGATCAGCGGGTAAAGTTGGCGATCATGGACATCCTTAATCAGAAATACGGCATTGTGGAAGAGGACTTCATTTCCGCCGAGCTGTCCGTCGTGCCCGCCTTCCACGCCTCGGACATCGGCTTTGACCGCTCTCTCATCGGCGCTTATGGCCATGATGACCGGGTGTGCGCCTATGCCGCTCTGGCTGCGCTGCTGGATCTGGAGGAGACGCCGGCCAGGACCGCCGTATGCATGCTGGCAGACAAGGAAGAGATCGGATCAGAGGGCGTCACGGGGATGCAGTCTGCGGCCTTTGACACCTTTATGTCCGACCTGTGCGACGCGCAAAAGGTGTCCCTGAAAGCCTGTTATGAGAAGTCCTTCTGCCTCTCTACCGACGTGACCGCAGCCTATGACCCCAACTTCCCGGAGGTCTATGAGAAGCGCAACAGCGCCCGGATCAATTACGGCATCGGTTTTTGCAAATATACCGGGGCCAGGGGCAAATCCGGCTCTTCTGACGCCTCCGCCGAAGTGGTGGCCATGGTCCGGCGGATCATGGATGATGCCGGTGTGATCTGGCAGATGGCCGAGCTGGGCAAGGTGGATGCCGGCGGCGGCGGTACGGTGGCCTGTTATATGGCCAATCGGGACATTGACACCCTGGATGCCGGCGTACCGGTGCTGTCCATGCACGCCCCCTTTGAGACCGTGTCCAAGCTGGACTGCTATATGACCTATAAGGGTATCAAGGCGGTCTATCTCTCCAAATAA
- the trpA gene encoding tryptophan synthase subunit alpha, with amino-acid sequence MSKIKAAFADGKAFIPFLTCGDPDLETTEALVRVMAEAGADLIELGIPFSDPTAEGPVIQQANIRALSGGVTTDKILEMARKLRSEISVPLVFMTYANVVFSYGTERFLSAAAQAGIAGLILPDVPFEEKDEFGPACRRHGLELISLIAPTSEGRVAEIAKAAEGFVYCVSSLGVTGVRSQITTDIGAMVRLVKASNPDIPCAVGFGISTPEQAQKMALLSDGAIVGSAIVKLVAQYGRAAVPYIREYTSAMKAAVTSSL; translated from the coding sequence ATGAGCAAAATCAAGGCTGCCTTTGCAGACGGAAAGGCATTTATCCCCTTCCTCACCTGCGGCGACCCGGACCTAGAGACCACGGAAGCCCTGGTGCGCGTCATGGCAGAAGCGGGCGCCGACCTCATCGAACTCGGTATTCCCTTCTCCGACCCTACTGCAGAGGGGCCGGTCATCCAGCAGGCCAATATCCGGGCGCTCTCCGGCGGCGTTACAACCGACAAAATATTGGAAATGGCCCGGAAGCTGCGAAGCGAGATCTCCGTCCCGCTGGTCTTCATGACCTACGCCAACGTCGTCTTTTCCTACGGGACAGAACGGTTCCTCTCCGCGGCAGCCCAGGCAGGTATTGCCGGCCTGATCCTGCCGGATGTTCCCTTTGAAGAGAAGGATGAGTTTGGCCCTGCCTGCCGCAGGCACGGTCTGGAACTCATTTCCCTCATCGCCCCAACCTCGGAGGGACGTGTCGCCGAGATCGCCAAAGCGGCGGAGGGCTTCGTATACTGCGTGTCCTCCCTGGGTGTGACCGGGGTGCGCAGCCAGATCACCACGGATATCGGCGCCATGGTACGCCTGGTAAAAGCGTCCAACCCAGACATTCCATGCGCTGTGGGCTTTGGTATTTCCACTCCGGAGCAGGCACAAAAAATGGCCTTGCTCTCCGATGGAGCCATTGTCGGCAGCGCCATTGTCAAACTGGTGGCACAGTATGGCCGTGCGGCTGTCCCCTATATCCGGGAATATACTTCTGCAATGAAGGCCGCTGTCACATCGTCCCTCTGA
- the trpB gene encoding tryptophan synthase subunit beta — MSKGRFGIHGGQYLPETLMNAVIELEEAYRRYREDPDFNRDLSELFCEYAGRPSRLYFAKRMTADLGGAKIYLKREDLNHTGAHKINNVLGQALLAQRMGKARLIAETGAGQHGVATATAAALLGMECVVFMGEEDTKRQALNVYKMRLLGAEVVPVSTGTATLKDAVSEAMREWTGRISDTHYCLGSVMGPHPFPTIVRDFQSVISREIKQQLLEKEGKLPDAVIACVGGGSNAIGAFYHFIGDASVRLIGCEAAGRGVDTPDTAATIATGRLGIFHGMKSYFCQDAYGQIAPVYSISAGLDYPGVGPEHAWLHDTGRAEYVPITDNEAVDAFEYLSRLEGIIPAIESAHAVAYARKLAPSMGRDQIIVINISGRGDKDCASIARYRGEEISE; from the coding sequence ATGTCAAAAGGACGCTTCGGCATCCACGGCGGGCAGTATCTGCCCGAAACGCTGATGAATGCCGTCATTGAGCTGGAGGAGGCCTACCGTCGCTACAGGGAGGACCCGGACTTTAACCGGGACCTCTCCGAACTGTTCTGCGAATACGCCGGGCGGCCCTCCCGTCTGTACTTTGCCAAACGCATGACGGCGGACCTGGGGGGCGCCAAAATCTATCTCAAGCGCGAGGACCTGAACCACACCGGAGCCCACAAGATCAACAATGTGCTGGGACAGGCGCTTCTGGCCCAGAGAATGGGGAAGGCCCGGCTGATCGCCGAGACGGGCGCGGGGCAACACGGTGTGGCCACCGCCACCGCCGCCGCGCTTCTGGGGATGGAATGTGTGGTATTTATGGGTGAGGAGGACACAAAACGCCAGGCGCTCAATGTCTATAAGATGCGACTGTTGGGCGCAGAGGTGGTCCCTGTCTCCACCGGAACCGCCACCCTGAAGGATGCGGTCTCCGAGGCCATGCGGGAGTGGACCGGACGCATCAGCGATACCCACTACTGCCTGGGCTCCGTGATGGGGCCCCACCCCTTCCCCACCATAGTGCGTGATTTTCAGTCTGTCATCTCCAGGGAAATCAAGCAGCAGCTTCTGGAAAAGGAGGGGAAGCTCCCCGATGCCGTCATCGCCTGTGTGGGCGGAGGTTCCAACGCCATCGGGGCCTTCTACCACTTCATCGGCGACGCCTCGGTCCGGCTCATTGGCTGCGAGGCCGCCGGGCGGGGCGTGGATACGCCGGATACCGCCGCCACCATCGCCACGGGGCGGCTGGGCATCTTCCACGGTATGAAATCCTACTTCTGCCAGGATGCCTATGGACAGATCGCACCGGTCTACTCTATCTCCGCTGGCCTGGATTATCCCGGCGTCGGGCCGGAGCACGCCTGGCTCCACGACACCGGCCGTGCGGAATACGTGCCCATCACCGATAACGAGGCCGTGGATGCTTTTGAATACCTCTCACGCCTGGAGGGCATCATACCCGCCATTGAGTCCGCCCATGCGGTGGCCTATGCCAGGAAGCTGGCTCCTTCTATGGGCAGAGATCAAATCATCGTCATCAATATTTCCGGACGCGGAGACAAGGACTGCGCGTCCATCGCCCGGTACAGAGGGGAGGAGATTTCCGAATGA
- a CDS encoding phosphoribosylanthranilate isomerase has translation MTKIKICGLYRPCDIQFVNDARPDWCGFIIGFPKSHRNMSPHEVRSLRACLAPGIIPVGVFVDQPVEQVCALLNDGTISIAQLHGHEDAAYIAALRASSPGHAVWKAFKIRSLDDLDAANASSADLVLLDNGYGTGRTFDWSLAGGVNRPFLLAGGLAPDNIPEAVAALHPYGVDISSGVEIGGQKDRGKILAAVSAARRNET, from the coding sequence ATGACAAAAATCAAAATCTGCGGCCTATACCGCCCCTGCGACATCCAATTCGTCAATGATGCGCGTCCGGACTGGTGCGGTTTTATCATCGGCTTTCCCAAAAGCCATCGAAATATGTCGCCCCATGAGGTCCGGTCCCTGCGGGCATGCCTCGCGCCGGGGATCATTCCGGTTGGAGTCTTCGTGGACCAGCCTGTGGAGCAGGTGTGCGCCCTATTGAACGACGGAACGATCTCCATTGCCCAGCTTCATGGGCACGAAGACGCCGCTTACATCGCCGCCCTGCGGGCCAGTTCTCCCGGCCACGCGGTCTGGAAAGCCTTCAAAATACGTTCCCTGGATGATTTGGACGCCGCCAATGCCTCTTCTGCGGATCTGGTGCTGTTGGACAACGGCTATGGCACCGGCAGGACCTTCGACTGGTCGCTGGCCGGCGGGGTAAATCGCCCCTTTCTGCTGGCGGGTGGCCTGGCACCGGACAATATCCCGGAGGCCGTCGCCGCCCTTCACCCTTACGGGGTGGATATCTCCAGCGGCGTGGAGATCGGTGGCCAGAAGGACCGGGGCAAGATACTGGCGGCGGTCAGCGCCGCAAGGAGGAACGAAACATGA
- the trpC gene encoding indole-3-glycerol phosphate synthase TrpC: MSETILETIAAHTRRRVAAEQAELPLAALAHMCELRGPAQGHRFLEALRKPAMSFICEVKKASPSKGVIDPDFPYLEIARDYEKAGADCISCLTEPRWFLGSDQIFQEIRCSVSLPMLRKDFTIEEYQLYQAKAIGADGVLLICALLDTRTIARYLERCGMLGLTALVEAHNAEEVGSAVSAGAEIIGVNNRNLKDFTVDFANAARLRDLIPAEVVYVAESGVTSPEDVASLRAIGADAVLIGEALMRSPDKESMLAAMKEAAK, encoded by the coding sequence ATGTCCGAGACGATTTTAGAGACCATTGCCGCCCATACCAGACGCCGGGTGGCGGCGGAGCAGGCGGAGCTGCCTCTTGCCGCGCTTGCACATATGTGTGAGTTGAGAGGCCCCGCCCAGGGACACAGATTTCTGGAGGCCCTGCGAAAGCCAGCTATGAGCTTTATCTGCGAGGTCAAAAAAGCCTCCCCCTCCAAGGGAGTCATTGACCCGGATTTTCCCTATCTGGAGATTGCCCGGGACTACGAAAAGGCCGGCGCCGACTGCATCTCCTGCCTGACAGAACCCAGATGGTTTCTGGGCTCGGATCAGATCTTCCAGGAGATCCGGTGTTCCGTCTCCCTTCCCATGCTCCGCAAGGACTTTACTATAGAGGAATATCAGCTCTATCAGGCCAAAGCGATAGGGGCGGACGGGGTGCTGCTGATCTGCGCGCTGCTGGATACCCGCACCATCGCCCGATACCTGGAGCGATGCGGAATGCTGGGGCTTACCGCTCTGGTGGAAGCCCACAACGCGGAGGAGGTTGGCTCCGCCGTTTCCGCCGGAGCCGAGATCATCGGCGTCAACAATCGCAATTTGAAGGACTTTACCGTGGACTTCGCCAATGCCGCCCGTCTGCGGGATCTGATCCCGGCGGAGGTCGTCTACGTAGCCGAAAGCGGCGTCACCAGCCCGGAGGACGTCGCCTCACTGCGGGCCATTGGCGCCGACGCAGTTCTGATTGGCGAGGCGCTGATGCGTTCTCCGGACAAAGAATCCATGCTTGCGGCCATGAAGGAGGCGGCGAAATGA
- the trpD gene encoding anthranilate phosphoribosyltransferase, translating to MIREAIIQLAARQDLSYDTAAAVMDEIMSGQASQIQMASFLTALAIKGETIDEITACAAGMRAHCVRLLHDVDALEIVGTGGDGANSFNISTTSAFVIAAGGVPVAKHGNRAASSKCGAADVLESLGVDITLAPEHSARLLAEQNFCFLFAQNYHISMKYVAPVRKELGIRTVFNILGPLSNPAGANRELMGVYDEALVEPLAQVMSKLGVTRGMVVYGQDKLDEISMSATTSVCEIKDGWFQSYELSPEQFGYARCGKDALTGGSPAENAAITRSILDGTDRGAKRQAVCLNAGAALYIGGKADTVTEGVKLAETLIDSGAAKLKLEEIIRLTRG from the coding sequence ATGATCAGAGAAGCCATTATACAGCTTGCCGCCAGGCAGGACCTTTCCTATGATACCGCCGCCGCCGTCATGGATGAGATCATGAGCGGCCAGGCCAGCCAGATCCAGATGGCCTCCTTTCTGACCGCTCTGGCCATCAAGGGAGAGACCATCGACGAGATCACTGCCTGTGCCGCCGGGATGCGGGCCCACTGTGTGCGTCTACTCCACGACGTGGACGCGCTCGAGATCGTGGGGACCGGAGGTGATGGGGCCAATTCGTTCAACATCTCTACCACCTCTGCTTTCGTTATCGCCGCCGGAGGCGTGCCGGTGGCCAAGCACGGAAATCGCGCCGCTTCTTCCAAATGCGGTGCCGCCGATGTGCTGGAGTCCCTTGGCGTTGACATCACACTGGCGCCGGAGCACAGCGCCCGGCTCCTGGCCGAACAGAACTTCTGTTTCCTGTTCGCACAGAACTACCATATCTCCATGAAGTATGTGGCCCCAGTACGCAAAGAGCTGGGCATCCGTACGGTATTCAATATTCTGGGCCCCCTGTCCAACCCGGCCGGCGCCAACCGGGAACTGATGGGCGTATATGACGAGGCCCTTGTGGAGCCACTGGCCCAGGTCATGAGTAAGCTCGGGGTTACCCGCGGTATGGTCGTGTACGGTCAGGATAAGCTGGACGAGATCTCCATGAGCGCGACCACCTCCGTGTGCGAGATCAAAGACGGTTGGTTCCAGTCCTATGAGCTGAGCCCCGAGCAGTTCGGCTATGCCCGGTGCGGAAAGGATGCGCTGACCGGCGGATCACCGGCAGAAAACGCTGCCATCACCCGCTCCATTTTGGATGGCACCGACCGTGGTGCCAAGCGCCAGGCTGTGTGCCTCAACGCAGGCGCTGCCCTGTACATTGGCGGCAAGGCGGACACCGTGACGGAGGGGGTAAAACTGGCGGAGACCCTCATCGACTCCGGCGCAGCCAAGTTGAAGCTGGAAGAGATCATCCGCCTGACCCGGGGGTGA
- a CDS encoding anthranilate synthase component II, translating into MILLVDNYDSFSYNLYQLVGSLNPDIWVVRNDELSVEEIRRLSPSHLILSPGPGRPAEAGVCEAAVRELAGSIPLLGVCLGHQAICEAFGGAVSYAGHLMHGKQSQLTLSTDCPLFRGLPAVIPAARYHSLSAVEERLPDCLRVTARSEDQEIMAVQHRVYPIYGLQFHPESILTPQGAVILKNFLEG; encoded by the coding sequence ATGATTTTGCTGGTCGATAACTATGACAGCTTTTCCTACAATCTCTATCAGCTCGTCGGCAGCCTCAACCCCGACATTTGGGTGGTGCGCAACGATGAGTTGAGTGTGGAAGAGATCCGCCGCTTGTCCCCCAGCCATTTGATCCTCTCCCCCGGCCCCGGTCGGCCGGCGGAGGCCGGCGTCTGCGAGGCGGCTGTGCGGGAGTTGGCGGGCAGCATCCCCCTTCTCGGCGTCTGTCTGGGGCATCAGGCCATCTGTGAGGCTTTCGGCGGTGCAGTGTCCTACGCCGGGCATCTCATGCATGGAAAGCAGTCCCAGTTGACCCTGTCCACGGACTGTCCTCTTTTCCGCGGTCTCCCCGCAGTCATTCCAGCAGCCCGATATCATTCTCTCTCCGCCGTGGAGGAGCGTCTGCCTGACTGTCTGCGTGTCACGGCCCGTTCGGAGGACCAGGAGATCATGGCGGTCCAGCACAGAGTTTATCCCATTTATGGCCTGCAATTTCACCCTGAATCGATCCTGACGCCCCAGGGCGCTGTCATTTTAAAAAATTTTTTGGAGGGATAG